In Nymphaea colorata isolate Beijing-Zhang1983 chromosome 3, ASM883128v2, whole genome shotgun sequence, a genomic segment contains:
- the LOC116250605 gene encoding shikimate O-hydroxycinnamoyltransferase-like, with protein MKIVMRDSTLVPPSSETPRHGLWLSNLDHTMLMVHVPCIYFYRPNGSNNFFDSKVMKESLGRALVHFYPLAGRLRRREDGPLEIECNGGGVLFVEADAEGEIDDFGDFAPSMELRQLIPEVDYQNQDISSYPLLMLQVTFFKCGGVCLGVAFHHTVVDACGFIHFMNSWSDVARGREVTCPTPPITERTILRARNPPRPAFEHPVFKPSLASEPIVPAKDSSEQKPQNTQFTGAIFRFSRDQLARLKEKVKEGDNSTIRYTTFNSLVVHIWRCVTLARGLDDQQQTKLTVSVDGRKRLRPEIPNYYFGNVVYIVDVPLVSSDLKSQPMHYAASKVHDALLRMDDDYLRSALDYLELHPDLNVVVDRGGHQKRSGLSIASWGRLPIYDADFGWGKPIYMGTVVLSVDGLGYILPSPSDDGSLSVVFALETDAMRSLEMLIYDI; from the exons atgaaaattgtcatGAGAGATTCAACCTTGGTCCCTCCTTCCAGTGAGACGCCTCGACATGGGCTATGGCTCTCAAATTTGGACCACACAATGCTCATGGTTCATGTCCCGTGCATCTACTTTTACAGACCAAACGGCAGCAACAACTTCTTCGACAGTAAAGTGATGAAAGAGTCTTTGGGTAGAGCTCTCGTTCACTTCTATCCTCTCGCTGGAAGACTACGCCGCCGCGAGGATGGCCCATTGGAGATCGAGTGCAACGGAGGTGGCGTTCTCTTTGTGGAGGCAGATGCAGAGGGTGAGATAGATGATTTTGGAGACTTTGCTCCCTCCATGGAGCTCAGGCAGTTGATCCCTGAAGTTGACTACCAAAATCAAGACATCTCCTCCTACCCTCTCCTCATGCTTCAG GTCACATTCTTCAAATGCGGAGGAGTCTGTCTCGGGGTTGCTTTTCATCATACGGTGGTCGATGCATGTGGGTTCATACATTTTATGAACTCGTGGTCTGATGTGGCTCGTGGCAGGGAGGTAACTTGCCCCACCCCCCCAATCACAGAGCGGACCATCTTAAGGGCAAGGAACCCGCCAAGGCCCGCCTTTGAGCACCCAGTGTTCAAGCCATCCTTGGCGTCGGAACCCATTGTACCTGCAAAGGATTCGTCGGAACAAAAACCCCAAAATACTCAATTCACCGGGGCAATTTTCAGATTCAGCAGAGACCAACTAGCCAGGCTCAAGGAGAAGGTCAAGGAAGGTGACAATAGCACTATCAGGTATACTACTTTTAACAGTCTGGTTGTGCACATCTGGAGGTGTGTTACCCTGGCCAGAGGCCTTGATGATCAGCAGCAAACCAAGTTAACGGTTTCCGTAGATGGCCGGAAAAGACTCCGGCCGGAGATCCCAAACTACTACTTCGGGAATGTGGTCTACATTGTGGATGTGCCACTGGTCTCCAGCGATCTCAAATCGCAACCTATGCATTATGCTGCCAGCAAGGTCCACGATGCATTGCTGAGGATGGATGACGATTACTTGCGGTCAGCACTCGACTACCTCGAGCTGCACCCTGACCTGAATGTGGTGGTTGATAGGGGTGGCCACCAAAAAAGGTCGGGATTGAGCATTGCTAGTTGGGGCAGGCTGCCGATCTACGATGCTGATTTTGGGTGGGGAAAACCGATCTATATGGGGACCGTGGTCCTAAGCGTCGATGGTTTGGGGTACATTCTGCCTAGCCCTTCCGATGATGGCAGCCTTTCAGTTGTCTTCGCCTTGGAAACTGATGCGATGAGATCTCTCGAAATGTTGATTTATGATATATGA
- the LOC116250607 gene encoding shikimate O-hydroxycinnamoyltransferase-like, with the protein MKIMVRDSSLVLPSSETPRHGLWLSNLDRAMFMVHVPSVYFYRPNGSNNFFDSKVMKESLGRALVHFYPLAGRLRRREDGPLEIECNGGGVLFVEADAEGEIDDFGDFAPSMELRQLIPEVDYQNQDISSYPLLMLQVTFFRCGGVCLGVGMHHSVADACAFLHFMNSWSDVARDMEVICPPIIERTILRARNPPRPAFEHPEYKAPELRLPAEVLSEQKPENTQLCGAIFRFSRDQLVRLKEKVKEGDNSTTRYTTINSLVVHIWRCVSLARGLDDLQPTKLTVSVDGRKRLRPEIPNYYLGNVVYTVVVPLVSGDLKSQPMHYAASKVHDALLRMDDDYLRSALDYLEEQPDLGELVDRAGFQRRLDLNISSMARLPVYDADFGWGKPIHMGTVVATVDGLVYILPSPSDDGSLSVVITLQTDAMRSLEKLIYVI; encoded by the exons ATGAAGATTATGGTGCGAGATTCGAGCTTGGTCCTTCCTTCTAGTGAGACCCCTCGGCATGGGCTGTGGCTCTCAAATTTGGACCGCGCAATGTTCATGGTTCACGTCCCCAGTGTCTACTTTTATAGACCAAACGGCAGCAACAACTTCTTCGACAGTAAAGTGATGAAAGAGTCTTTGGGTAGAGCTCTCGTTCACTTCTATCCTCTCGCTGGAAGACTACGCCGCCGCGAGGATGGCCCATTGGAGATCGAGTGCAACGGAGGTGGCGTTCTCTTTGTGGAGGCAGATGCAGAGGGTGAGATAGATGATTTTGGAGACTTTGCTCCCTCCATGGAGCTCAGGCAGTTGATCCCTGAAGTTGACTACCAAAATCAAGACATCTCCTCCTACCCTCTCCTCATGCTTCAG GTCACATTCTTCAGGTGCGGAGGAGTCTGTCTTGGGGTTGGTATGCATCATTCGGTGGCGGATGCATGTGCGTTCCTACATTTTATGAACTCTTGGTCTGATGTGGCTCGTGACATGGAGGTAATTTGCCCACCAATCATAGAGCGGACCATCTTAAGGGCAAGGAACCCACCAAGGCCGGCCTTTGAGCACCCCGAGTACAAGGCGCCAGAACTCAGGTTACCTGCAGAGGTTTTGTCAGAACAAAAACCGGAAAATACTCAACTCTGTGGGGCAATTTTCAGATTCAGCAGAGACCAACTAGTCAGGCTCAAGGAAAAGGTCAAGGAAGGTGACAATAGCACCACCAGGTATACTACCATTAACAGCCTGGTTGTGCACATCTGGAGGTGTGTTAGCCTGGCCAGAGGCCTTGATGATCTGCAGCCAACCAAGTTAACGGTTTCCGTGGATGGCCGGAAAAGACTCCGGCCGGAGATCCCAAACTATTACTTGGGGAATGTGGTCTACACTGTGGTTGTGCCACTGGTCTCCGGCGACCTCAAATCGCAACCTATGCATTATGCTGCCAGCAAGGTCCACGATGCATTGCTGAGGATGGATGACGATTACTTGCGGTCGGCACTCGACTACCTCGAGGAGCAGCCTGACCTGGGTGAGTTGGTTGACAGGGCTGGCTTCCAAAGAAGGTTGGACTTGAACATTTCTAGTATGGCCAGGCTGCCGGTCTATGATGCTGATTTTGGGTGGGGAAAGCCGATCCATATGGGGACCGTGGTCGCAACCGTCGATGGTTTGGTGTACATTCTGCCTAGCCCTTCCGATGATGGTAGCCTTTCGGTAGTCATCACCTTGCAAACTGATGCGATGAGATCTCTTGAAAAGTTGATTTACGTTATATGA
- the LOC116249732 gene encoding low temperature-induced protein lt101.2-like, whose translation MDPERRLRALIFLEVLIAIVLPPLGVFLRHGCRVEFWICLLLTILGYLPGIIYAVYAIVVINHDRYRYDYYQPIVA comes from the exons ATGGATCCGGAAAGGAGGCTCAGAGCGCTCATTTTCCTCGAGGTCTTGATCGCGATAGTGCTCCCGCCGTTAGGTGTCTTCCTGCGTCATGGATGCCGG GTGGAATTCTGGATCTGTTTGCTGCTAACAATATTGGGTTACCTTCCTGGGATCATTTACGCTGTTTACGCCATCGTCGTCATCAATCATGATAGATACCGTTATGACTATTATCAGCCTATAGTGGCTTAG